A genomic window from Prunus persica cultivar Lovell chromosome G2, Prunus_persica_NCBIv2, whole genome shotgun sequence includes:
- the LOC18786369 gene encoding cytochrome P450 714C2, which produces MELIGSFQFFFFIFMASMALLYMCCSLIYSFWVSPVLAYRKLKKYGLNGPSPSFPLGNLTEMKKKINVKSSSSSFGQPNSNIITHDIHSTLFPYFARWQSSHGKMFVYWLGTEPFLYIADPELLKKLSTEVTAKNWGKPAVFRRDRAAMFGNGLVMSEGDDWVRHRHVITPAFNPTNLKAMASLMVETTTEMLDNWRVLIDSGSQEIDIEREITATAGEIIAKTSFGISYQSGRLVYEKLRALQMTLFKTSRFVGVPFGKMMHPKKTLEARRLGQEINQLFLSIISARKKSIRESTQQHDLLGILLKQSEQGGFTKALTTQDLVDECKTFFFGGHETTALAITWTMLLLATHQDWQDQLREEIREVVGDKEIDVNMLAGLKKMGWVMNEVFRLYPSAPNAQRQAKGDIQVSDDLAIPSGTNMWIDIVAMHHDPALWGDDVNEFKPERFKDDIHGGCKHKMGYLPFGFGGRMCIGRNLTFLEYKIVLTLILSKFSFTISPTYCHSPSVVLSLRPSNGLPLVLHPL; this is translated from the exons ATGGAGTTGATTGggtcatttcaatttttcttcttcatcttcatggcCTCCATGGCACTGCTGTACATGTGCTGCAGCTTAATATATTCGTTTTGGGTTTCTCCAGTCCTAGCTTACAGGAAGCTTAAGAAATATGGGCTAAATGGTCCATCTCCAAGCTTTCCATTAGGAAATCTCACTGAGATGAAAAAGAAGATCAATGTTAAAAGCTCGTCGTCTTCATTTGGCCAGCCTAACTCAAATATCATCACCCATGACATTCACTCAACTCTATTTCCTTACTTTGCTCGCTGGCAGAGCTCCCACG GAAAAATGTTCGTCTATTGGTTAGGCACAGAGCCATTTCTGTACATAGCCGATCCAGAGTTGCTGAAAAAATTGTCTACAGAGGTCACAGCAAAGAACTGGGGGAAGCCTGCTGTGTTTAGACGTGACAGAGctgccatgtttggtaatGGCCTCGTTATGTCAGAAGGTGATGACTGGGTTCGTCACCGCCATGTTATCACTCCTGCTTTTAACCCTACCAACTTGAag GCAATGGCGAGCTTAATGGTGGAGACCACCACAGAAATGCTGGACAACTGGAGAGTCCTCATAGATTCCGGCTCTCAGGAAATCGACATCGAGAGAGAAATCACTGCCACGGCAGGAGAAATCATCGCCAAGACAAGCTTTGGCATTAGTTACCAAAGTGGGCGACTAGTGTATGAAAAATTAAGAGCCTTGCAAATGACCCTCTTCAAAACGAGCCGTTTTGTGGGAGTTCCCTTTGGCAAAATGATGCACCCTAAGAAAACCCTCGAGGCCAGAAGACTTGGACAAGAAATCAACCAACTGTTCCTGTCAATCATCAGTGCTCGGAAAAAATCGATAAGAGAGTCGACGCAGCAGCACGATTTGCTCGGAATACTGCTTAAGCAAAGTGAACAAGGAGGTTTTACAAAGGCTTTAACCACACAGGATCTGGTGGATGAGTGCAAGACATTTTTCTTTGGCGGTCATGAGACAACAGCATTGGCAATCACATGGACAATGTTGCTTCTGGCCACTCACCAGGATTGGCAAGATCAATTGAGAGAGGAGATTAGGGAAGTGGTGGGAGATAAGGAGATTGATGTCAACATGCTTGCTGGACTAAAGAAG ATGGGATGGGTGATGAATGAGGTTTTTCGATTGTATCCATCGGCACCAAATGCACAGAGACAAGCGAAAGGGGACATTCAAGTGAGTGATGACCTGGCAATTCCCAGTGGGACCAACATGTGGATTGACATAGTGGCCATGCACCATGACCCAGCTCTGTGGGGTGATGACGTCAATGAGTTCAAGCCAGAGAGGTTTAAAGATGACATACATGGCGGGTGCAAGCACAAGATGGGGTATTTGCCCTTTGGGTTTGGAGGAAGAATGTGCATTGGTCGAAACCTAACTTTCTTGGAGTACAAGATTGTCCTAACCCTAATTCTGTCGAAGTTTTCTTTTACCATCTCTCCCACCTATTGTCACTCTCCTTCGGTTGTGCTCTCTCTCAGGCCTTCCAATGGGCTGCCGCTTGTTCTGCATCCCCTTTAG
- the LOC18785554 gene encoding uncharacterized protein LOC18785554 isoform X3 yields the protein MVTRVLLALFCMKARHIGQFHCLEMKLLMDLYKQMAKDAGDTHRKFVSETQHSTHDSDPAKENQDGKQQKHLQPRCSVEKPVQARTRSIPLSSYKKPVASQLQGSYIVGGSAFGWNFITFSGSKPIYYGVTKEEYRSRNNTSGTRSVV from the exons ATGGTTACACGAGTCCTTTTGGCTCTATTTTGCATGAAAGCACGACACATTGGCCAGTTTCATTGTTTAG AAATGAAGCTTCTGATGGATCTATACAAACAGATGGCCAAGGATGCAGGAGACACACACAGGAAGTTTGTGTCGGAAACACAGCATTCGACACATGACAGTGATCCTGCGAAAGAAAACCAAGATGGCAAACAACAAAAGCATCTTCAACCAAGATGCTCTGTAGAGAAGCCAGTGCAAGCTCGTACTCGGTCGATCCCTCTCAGCTCATATAAGAAACCAGTTGCTAGCCAACTACAAGGGAGCTACATTGTGGGGGGTTCAGCTTTTGGTTGGAACTTCATCACATTTTCAGGCAGTAAACCAATCTATTATGGGGTGACAAAGGAGGAATATCGAAGCAGAAACAACACATCGGGAACACGGTCTGTAGTATAG
- the LOC18785877 gene encoding cytokinin hydroxylase has protein sequence MGLFIIIIIMILLYMCCRLFFSCWVFPMLAYRKFKKNGLQGPSPSFPFGNLNEMKKKINIKSPSSFGSNSNIITHDIHSTLFPYFDRWLNSHGKVFIYWLGTEPFLYIADPALLKKLSTEVKSKNWGKPAVFRHDRAPMFGNGLVMSEGDEWLRNRHAATPAFKPTNLKAMVRLMVETTTKMVDKWTTLIDSGTQEIEVEREIKATSGEIIAKTSFGISYQSSRTGLMFQKLKALQMILFEPNHFMGVPLSKFLQPKKTLETRRLGKQIDQLLISIITARKQSSPTTPPWHDLLGLLLQESGTEELGSFTKGLTTQQVVDECKTFFFGGHDTTALAITWAMLLLATHPEWQNQLREEIREVVGDKQIDVHMLASLKKLGWVISEVFRLYPSAPNAQRQAREDIQVSDNVTIPNGTNMWIDIVGMHHDPALWGEDVNEFKPERFKDDIHGGCKHKMGYLPFGFGGRMCIGRNLGFMEIKIVLTLILSRFSFTISPTYCHSPCIMLTMRPSFGLPLVFQPLY, from the exons ATGGGgctcttcatcatcatcatcatcatgatccTGTTGTACATGTGCTGCAGattattcttttcttgctgGGTTTTCCCAATGCTAGCATATAGGAAGTTTAAGAAAAATGGGTTACAAGGTCCATCTCCAAGTTTTCCTTTTGGAAATCTAAATGAGATGAAAAAGAAGATCAATATCAAAAGCCCTTCTTCATTTGGGTCTAATTCAAATATCATCACCCATGACATACACTCAACTCTATTTCCCTACTTTGATCGTTGGCTGAACTCCCACG GAAAGGTGTTCATCTACTGGTTGGGGACGGAGCCATTTTTGTACATAGCAGATCCAGCGTTACTGAAAAAATTGTCTACAGAGGTCAAATCAAAGAATTGGGGCAAGCCAGCTGTGTTTAGACATGATAGAGCCCCCATGTTCGGCAATGGCCTCGTCATGTCTGAAGGCGATGAGTGGCTCCGTAACCGCCATGCTGCCACTCCTGCTTTTAAACCTACCAACTTGAAG GCCATGGTGAGGTTAATGGTTGAGACCACCACAAAAATGGTAGACAAGTGGACTACCCTCATAGATTCCGGCACTCAAGAAATCGAAGTGGAGAGAGAAATCAAAGCAACATCAGGGGAGATCATAGCCAAGACCAGCTTTGGCATTAGTTACCAAAGCAGCCGCACTGGCCTGATGttccaaaaattaaaagccCTGCAAATGATCCTCTTCGAGCCGAACCATTTTATGGGAGTTCCTCTTAGCAAATTCCTGCAACCGAAGAAAACCCTCGAGACCAGAAGACTTGGAAAACAGATTGACCAACTCTTGATATCAATCATTACTGCTCGGAAACAATCGTCTCCAACTACGCCTCCGTGGCACGACTTGCTTGGGTTGTTGCTTCAAGAGAGTGGTACTGAAGAATTGGGAAGCTTTACGAAGGGTTTAACCACACAGCAAGTAGTGGATGAATGCAAGACCTTCTTCTTTGGTGGTCATGACACAACAGCATTGGCAATCACATGGGCGATGCTTCTTCTGGCCACGCATCCCGAGTGGCAAAACCAGTTGAGGGAAGAGATTAGGGAGGTCGTGGGAGATAAACAAATTGACGTCCACATGCTAGCTTCACTAAAGAAG TTGGGATGGGTGATTAGTGAGGTTTTTCGACTGTATCCATCAGCACCAAATGCACAAAGGCAAGCGAGAGAGGACATTCAAGTGAGCGATAACGTAACAATCCCCAATGGGACCAATATGTGGATTGACATCGTGGGCATGCACCATGACCCAGCTCTTTGGGGTGAGGATGTGAATGAGTTCAAGCCTGAGAGGTTCAAGGATGACATACATGGTGGGTGCAAGCACAAGATGGGGTACTTGCCTTTTGGGTTTGGAGGAAGAATGTGCATTGGTCGAAATTTAGGCTTTATGGAGATTAAGATTGTCCTAACCCTAATTCTGTCTAGGTTTTCTTTTACCATCTCCCCGACTTATTGTCATTCTCCTTGTATTATGCTCACCATGAGGCCTTCCTTTGGACTCCCTCTTGTATTTCAGCCTCTTTATTAG
- the LOC18785025 gene encoding DNA-directed RNA polymerase III subunit RPC3 isoform X1 — protein sequence MTLTQYGIKYAVHIITSNFGNLVAKVCEILLRRGHLSLKQLIGFTELTPQQVKNSLLILIQHNCVQPFSFDQSEGPKVTQYIALFDNIIHRGRFAKFLAVVSQELDTDRELILKDLLENGRLTLKQIIEGAESSKSQGDSADKDSVQESFLKLVNAHFVERCPAPEPVLGQATKQEGPAKKRGAKSAKMVEVPETIEQRVIAAAAPPEAIRFSIMIDSEADAPGGKSDNMSVGEKRKHATLEFDAEFESSDEVVLWRANFEEFIRCLRHKACVENVRARLDDEAAVVLRAMLKATRTAEKKVKTENSVPLSLNTIYEEVINSEAGRSLTMGRVRDSLSGLCDSSQERDVDEDESYSADLKKILELAQDDEVELIVLKRYGKDAYTMFRILSLAGRPIETDKISDMSQLSLVEKNETPKILYNLWKDDYLHMERLVVTGARQSQFLVWRVDKPIIWKHVLDEMFHTALNLSLRLACEEERFKEITDLPAHKLLGEMAKQWQLYRNVILVLQASLLKLDDALMLFHDF from the exons ATGACGCTGACCCAATACGGCATCAAATATGCCGTACACATCATCACCTCCAACTTCGGCAATCTCGTCGCt AAAGTGTGTGAAATTCTACTAAGAAGAGGACACTTAAGCCTGAAACAGCTAATTGGGTTCACAGAGTTGACCCCTCAGCAAGTCAAGAACTCTCTCCTCATTCTAATCCAACACAATTGCGTTCAACCCTTCTCCTTCGACCAATCCG AGGGGCCAAAAGTCACTCAGTATATAGCGCTCTTCGATAATATAATCCACCGAGGGAGGTTTGCCAAATTTCTTGCTGTTGTATCCCAGGAACTCGATACAGat CGTGAACTAATTCTCAAGGATTTGCTTGAGAATGGTAGGCTTACActtaaacaaataattgaagGAGCTGAATCAAGTAAAAGTCAAG GAGATTCTGCAGATAAGGATTCTGTCCAGGAAAGCTTTCTTAAACTTGTGAACGCCCATTTTGTTGAACGCTGCCCGGCTCCAGAACCAGTTCTTGGACAAGCTACTAAACAAGAAGGTCCTGCAAAGAAGCGAGGTGCTAAGTCTGCTAAG ATGGTTGAAGTACCCGAGACCATTGAACAGCGTGTTATAGCAGCAGCAGCGCCTCCGGAAGCCATAAGATTTTCAATTATGATAGATTCTGAAGCTGATGCTCCTGGAGGAAAAAGTGATAATATGAGTGTTGGGGAGAAG CGAAAGCATGCTACTTTGGAGTTCGATGCAGAATTTGAGTCGAGTGATGAAGTGGTTCTTTGGCGTGCCAATTTTGAGGAATTCATTCGATGTCTAAGGCATAAG GCTTGCGTTGAGAATGTGAGAGCACGACTGGATGATGAAGCTGCAGTTGTCTTAAGAGCAATGCTTAAGGCAACTAGAACTGCAGAGAAGAAagttaaaacagaaaattctG TTCCTTTATCACTTAATACCATTTATGAAGAGGTAATAAACAGTGAAGCCGGTCGTAGTTTGACCATGGGTCGTGTCAGAGATTCGCTCAGCGGGCTTTGTGATTCAAGCCAAGAAAGAGACGTGGATGAGGACGAGTCATATAGTGCTG ACTTGAAGAAAATTCTTGAGCTAGCTCAGGACGATGAg GTGGAGttaattgttttgaaaagATATGGGAAAGATGCTTATACAATGTTTAGAATACTGTCACTTGCCGGTCGTCCAATTGAGACGGATAAG ATTTCAGATATGTCACAGTTATCGCTTGTTGAAAAGAACGAAACTCCCAAGATTCTCTATAACCTGTGGAAGGATGATTACTTGCATATGGAG AGATTAGTTGTAACAGGAGCTAGACAGTCACAGTTCTTGGTGTGGAGAGTAGATAAACCCATAATTTGGAAACATGTTTTGGATGAGATGTTCCACACTGCCTTGAATTTAAGTCTTCGACTGGCTTGTGAGGAGGAACGATTCAAGGAG ATTACTGATCTCCCAGCACACAAACTTCTCGGGGAAATGGCGAAGCAATGGCAACTATACAGAAATGTCATTTTAGTTTTGCAAGCATCCCTTTTGAAGCTTGATGATGCTCTCATGCTCTTCCATGATTTCTGA
- the LOC18785554 gene encoding uncharacterized protein LOC18785554 isoform X2 has translation MINMDLQQHSSMFKIRALVQQLRPNFIEVLQTPDFRNSEAADEIRQQMKLLMDLYKQMAKDAGDTHRKFVSETQHSTHDSDPAKENQDGKQQKHLQPRCSVEKPVQARTRSIPLSSYKKPVASQLQGSYIVGGSAFGWNFITFSGSKPIYYGVTKEEYRSRNNTSGTRSVV, from the exons ATGATCAATATGGACCTCCAACAACATTCCTCCATGTTTAAAATTCGCGCTCTTGTTCAACAACTCCGTCCCAATTTTATTGAG GTTCTTCAGACACCAGATTTTCGAAATAGTGAAGCAGCTGATGAAATTCGACAAC AAATGAAGCTTCTGATGGATCTATACAAACAGATGGCCAAGGATGCAGGAGACACACACAGGAAGTTTGTGTCGGAAACACAGCATTCGACACATGACAGTGATCCTGCGAAAGAAAACCAAGATGGCAAACAACAAAAGCATCTTCAACCAAGATGCTCTGTAGAGAAGCCAGTGCAAGCTCGTACTCGGTCGATCCCTCTCAGCTCATATAAGAAACCAGTTGCTAGCCAACTACAAGGGAGCTACATTGTGGGGGGTTCAGCTTTTGGTTGGAACTTCATCACATTTTCAGGCAGTAAACCAATCTATTATGGGGTGACAAAGGAGGAATATCGAAGCAGAAACAACACATCGGGAACACGGTCTGTAGTATAG
- the LOC18785554 gene encoding uncharacterized protein LOC18785554 isoform X1, which translates to MCSLMLFYKVQIRKVFHYIILSPSFFVYFLRSLSIFVKPEPDVTVAFVKYHILICTQVLQTPDFRNSEAADEIRQQMKLLMDLYKQMAKDAGDTHRKFVSETQHSTHDSDPAKENQDGKQQKHLQPRCSVEKPVQARTRSIPLSSYKKPVASQLQGSYIVGGSAFGWNFITFSGSKPIYYGVTKEEYRSRNNTSGTRSVV; encoded by the exons atgtGTTCTTTGATGTTGTTCTATAAGGTCCAGATAAGGAAAGTCTTTCATTACATTATCTTgtccccttcattctttgtcTATTTTCTTCGTTCtttgtctatttttgttaAACCAGAACCAGACGTTACAGTTGCTTTTGTGAAATACCACATTTTGATCTGTACGCAGGTTCTTCAGACACCAGATTTTCGAAATAGTGAAGCAGCTGATGAAATTCGACAAC AAATGAAGCTTCTGATGGATCTATACAAACAGATGGCCAAGGATGCAGGAGACACACACAGGAAGTTTGTGTCGGAAACACAGCATTCGACACATGACAGTGATCCTGCGAAAGAAAACCAAGATGGCAAACAACAAAAGCATCTTCAACCAAGATGCTCTGTAGAGAAGCCAGTGCAAGCTCGTACTCGGTCGATCCCTCTCAGCTCATATAAGAAACCAGTTGCTAGCCAACTACAAGGGAGCTACATTGTGGGGGGTTCAGCTTTTGGTTGGAACTTCATCACATTTTCAGGCAGTAAACCAATCTATTATGGGGTGACAAAGGAGGAATATCGAAGCAGAAACAACACATCGGGAACACGGTCTGTAGTATAG
- the LOC18785025 gene encoding DNA-directed RNA polymerase III subunit RPC3 isoform X2, whose translation MTLTQYGIKYAVHIITSNFGNLVAKVCEILLRRGHLSLKQLIGFTELTPQQVKNSLLILIQHNCVQPFSFDQSEGPKVTQYIALFDNIIHRGRFAKFLAVVSQELDTDRELILKDLLENGRLTLKQIIEGAESSKSQGDSADKDSVQESFLKLVNAHFVERCPAPEPVLGQATKQEGPAKKRGAKSAKMVEVPETIEQRVIAAAAPPEAIRFSIMIDSEADAPGGKSDNMSVGEKRKHATLEFDAEFESSDEVVLWRANFEEFIRCLRHKACVENVRARLDDEAAVVLRAMLKATRTAEKKVKTENSVPLSLNTIYEEVINSEAGRSLTMGRVRDSLSGLCDSSQERDVDEDESYSADLKKILELAQDDEVELIVLKRYGKDAYTMFRILSLAGRPIETDKICHSYRLLKRTKLPRFSITCGRMITCIWRD comes from the exons ATGACGCTGACCCAATACGGCATCAAATATGCCGTACACATCATCACCTCCAACTTCGGCAATCTCGTCGCt AAAGTGTGTGAAATTCTACTAAGAAGAGGACACTTAAGCCTGAAACAGCTAATTGGGTTCACAGAGTTGACCCCTCAGCAAGTCAAGAACTCTCTCCTCATTCTAATCCAACACAATTGCGTTCAACCCTTCTCCTTCGACCAATCCG AGGGGCCAAAAGTCACTCAGTATATAGCGCTCTTCGATAATATAATCCACCGAGGGAGGTTTGCCAAATTTCTTGCTGTTGTATCCCAGGAACTCGATACAGat CGTGAACTAATTCTCAAGGATTTGCTTGAGAATGGTAGGCTTACActtaaacaaataattgaagGAGCTGAATCAAGTAAAAGTCAAG GAGATTCTGCAGATAAGGATTCTGTCCAGGAAAGCTTTCTTAAACTTGTGAACGCCCATTTTGTTGAACGCTGCCCGGCTCCAGAACCAGTTCTTGGACAAGCTACTAAACAAGAAGGTCCTGCAAAGAAGCGAGGTGCTAAGTCTGCTAAG ATGGTTGAAGTACCCGAGACCATTGAACAGCGTGTTATAGCAGCAGCAGCGCCTCCGGAAGCCATAAGATTTTCAATTATGATAGATTCTGAAGCTGATGCTCCTGGAGGAAAAAGTGATAATATGAGTGTTGGGGAGAAG CGAAAGCATGCTACTTTGGAGTTCGATGCAGAATTTGAGTCGAGTGATGAAGTGGTTCTTTGGCGTGCCAATTTTGAGGAATTCATTCGATGTCTAAGGCATAAG GCTTGCGTTGAGAATGTGAGAGCACGACTGGATGATGAAGCTGCAGTTGTCTTAAGAGCAATGCTTAAGGCAACTAGAACTGCAGAGAAGAAagttaaaacagaaaattctG TTCCTTTATCACTTAATACCATTTATGAAGAGGTAATAAACAGTGAAGCCGGTCGTAGTTTGACCATGGGTCGTGTCAGAGATTCGCTCAGCGGGCTTTGTGATTCAAGCCAAGAAAGAGACGTGGATGAGGACGAGTCATATAGTGCTG ACTTGAAGAAAATTCTTGAGCTAGCTCAGGACGATGAg GTGGAGttaattgttttgaaaagATATGGGAAAGATGCTTATACAATGTTTAGAATACTGTCACTTGCCGGTCGTCCAATTGAGACGGATAAG ATATGTCACAGTTATCGCTTGTTGAAAAGAACGAAACTCCCAAGATTCTCTATAACCTGTGGAAGGATGATTACTTGCATATGGAG AGATTAG